Proteins encoded in a region of the Suricata suricatta isolate VVHF042 chromosome 10, meerkat_22Aug2017_6uvM2_HiC, whole genome shotgun sequence genome:
- the FMNL3 gene encoding formin-like protein 3 isoform X2, giving the protein MGNLESAEGGPGEPPSVSLLPPPGKMPMPEPCELEERFALVLSSMNLPPDKARLLRQYDNEKKWDLICDQERFQVKNPPHTYIQKLQSFLDPSVTRKKFRRRVQESTKVLRELEISLRTNHIGWVREFLNDENKGLDVLVDYLSFAQCSVMFDFEGLESGDDGAFDKLRSWSRSIEDLQPPSALSAPFTNSLARSARQSVLRYSTLPGRRALKNSRLVSQKDDVHVCILCLRAIMNYQYGFNLVMSHPHAVNEIALSLNNKNPRTKALVLELLAAVCLVRGGHEIILAAFDNFKEVCKELHRFEKLMEYFRNEDSNIDFMVACMQFINIVVHSVEDMNFRVHLQYEFTKLGLEEFLQKSRHTESEKLQVQIQAYLDNVFDVGGLLEDAETKNVALEKVEELEEHVSHLTEKLLDLENENMMRVAELEKQLLQREKELESIKETYENTSHQVHTLRRLIKEKEEAFQRRCHLEPGARGLESVGSEALARVGPAELSEGMLPSDLDLLAPAPPPEEALPLPPPPAPPLPPPPPPLPDKCPPAPPLPGAAPSVVLTVGLSAIRIKKPIKTKFRLPVFNWTALKPNQISGTVFSELDDEKILEDLDLDKFEELFKTKAQGPALDLICSKNKTAQKAASKVTLLEANRAKNLAITLRKAGRSAEEICRAIHTFDLQTLPVDFVECLMRFLPTEAEVKLLRQYERERQPLEELAAEDRFMLLFSKVERLTQRMAGMAFLGNFQDNLQMLTPQLNAIIAASASVKSSQKLKQMLEIILALGNYMNSSKRGAVYGFKLQSLDLLLDTKSTDRKMTLLHFIALTVKEKYPDLANFWHELHFVEKAAAVSLENVLLDVKELGRGMELIRRECSIHDNSVLRNFLSTNEGKLDKLQRDAKTAEEAYNAVVRYFGESPKTTPPSVFFPVFVRFIRSYKEAEQENEARKKQEEVMREKQLAQEAKKLDAKTPSQRNKWQQQELIAELRRRQAKEHRPVYEGKDGTIEDIITGLHRQPIVVRHQARSAAPPNGPPRAPGPH; this is encoded by the exons AGCTCCATGAACCTTCCTCCTGACAAGGCCCGGCTCCTGCGGCAGTATGACAATGAGAAGAAGTGGGATCTGATCTGTGACCAG GAACGGTTCCAGGTGAAGAATCCTCCCCACACTTATATCCAGAAACTCCAGAGCTTCTTGGACCCCAGTGTAACTCGGAAG AAGTTCAGGAGGAGAGTGCAGGAGTCAACCAAAGTACTGAGGGAGCTGGAGATCTCACTTCGTACCAACCACATTGG GTGGGTACGGGAGTTTCTGAATGATGAGAACAAAGGCCTGGATGTGCTGGTGGATTACCTGTCCTTTGCCCAATGTTCTGTCAT GTTTGACTTTGAGGGTCTGGAGAGTGGTGATGATGGTGCATTTGACAAGCTCCGATCCTGGAGCAGGTCCATCGAGGACCTGCAGCCACCCAGCGCCCTGTCAGCCCCCTTCACCAACAGCCTCGCTCGCTCTGCGCGCCAGTCTGTGCTCCG GTATAGCACTCTCCCTGGGCGCAGGGCCCTGAAGAACTCCCGCCTGGTAAGCCAGAAGGATGATGTCCACGTCTGTATCCTCTGTCTCAGAGCCATCATGAACTATCAG TACGGATTCAACCTGGTCATGTCCCACCCCCATGCTGTCAATGAGATTGCACTCAgtctcaacaacaaaaatccaag GACCAAGGCCCTTGTCTTGGAGCTCTTGGCAGCTGTGTGTTTGGTGCGGGGAGGTCACGAAATCATTCTTGCTGCCTTTGACAATTTCAAAGAG GTATGCAAGGAGCTGCACCGCTTTGAGAAGCTGATGGAGTATTTCCGGAATGAGGATAGCAACATCGACTTCATG GTGGCCTGCATGCAGTTTATCAACATCGTGGTGCACTCAGTAGAGGATATGAACTTCCGGGTCCACCTGCAGTATGAGTTTACCAAGCTGGGGCTGGAGGAGTTCCTGCAG aaGTCAAGGCACACAGAGAGCGAGAAGCTGCAGGTGCAGATCCAGGCATACCTGGACAATGTGTTTGACGTGGGAGGTTTGTTGGAGGATGCTGAGACCAAGAATGTGGCCCTGGAGAAGGTGGAGGAGCTGGAAGAGCATGTTTCCCAT CTCACGGAAAAGCTTCTGGACCTAGAGAATGAGAACATGATGCGTGTGGCAGAACTAGAGAAGCAGCTGCTGCAGCGGGAAAAGGAACTAGAGAGCATCAAG GAGACTTACGAGAACACAAGCCACCAGGTACACACGCTGCGGCGGCTCAttaaagagaaggaggaggcctTCCAGCGCAGATGCCACTTGGAGCCCGGGGCCCGGGGCCTGGAGTCAGTGGGCAGTGAGGCCCTGGCCCGGGTAGGCCCTGCAGAGCTGAGTGAGGGCATGCTGCCCTCTGACCTGGACCTCCTAGCCCCAGCCCCACCGCCCGAGGaggccctgcctctgcctccaccgcctgctcctcccctgccccctccaccacccccattACCAG ACAAgtgtcccccagccccacctcttcCTGGTGCTGCTCCCTCTGTGGTATTGACAGTAGGCCTGTCAG CCATTCGTATCAAGAAACCTATCAAGACCAAGTTCCGGCTGCCTGTCTTCAACTGGACAGCACTGAAACCCAACCAGATTAGCGGCACTGTCTTCAGTGAACTTGATGATGAGAAGATCTTGGAG GATCTGGACCTGGACAAATTTGAAGAACTGTTCAAGACAAaagcccagggccctgcccttGACCTCATCTGCTCTAAGAACAAGACAGCGCAAAAAGCTGCCAGCAAGGTGACCCTGTTGGAAGCCAATCGTGCCAAGAACCTAGCCATCACCCTACGCAAGGCTGGCCGCTCAGCCGAGGAGATCTGCAGGGCCATCCACAC GTTTGACCTACAGACACTACCAGTGGACTTCGTGGAGTGCCTGATGCGCTTCCTGCCCACAGAGGCTGAGGTGAAGCTGCTGCGGCAATATGAGCGGGAGCGGCAGCCCCTGGAGGAGCTGGCAGCTGAGGACCGTTTCATGCTGCTTTTCAGCAAGGTGGAGCGGCTAACCCAGAGAATGGCCGGCATGGCCTTCCTGGGCAACTTCCAAGACAACCTGCAGATGCTCACACCG CAACTCAATGCCATCATTgcagcctctgcctctgtcaAGTCctcacagaagctgaagcagatGTTGGAG ATCATACTTGCACTGGGGAACTACATGAACAGCAGCAAGCGAGGAGCTGTGTATGGCTTCAAGCTCCAGAGCCTGGATCTG ctGCTGGATACCAAGTCCACTGATAGGAAGATGACACTGCTGCATTTCATCGCACTGACCGTGAAGGAGAAATACCCAGACCTGGCCAACTTCTGGCATGAACTGCACTTTGTGGAGAAGGCTGCAGCAG TGTCGCTGGAGAATGTGCTGCTGGATGTGAAGGAGCTAGGCCGTGGCATGGAGCTGATTCGGCGGGAATGCAGCATACATGACAACAGTGTCCTTCGGAACTTCCTCAGCACCAATGAAGGCAAACTGGACAAGCTCCAGCGGGATGCCAAGACGGCCGAG gagGCCTACAATGCAGTTGTGCGCTACTTCGGTGAGAGCCCCAAGACCACACCCCCTTCTGTATTCTTCCCAGTATTTGTCCGATTCATCCGTTCTTACAAG GAAGCAGAACAAGAGAACGAAGCTAGAAAGAAGCAGGAGGAGGTAATGCGGGAGAAACAGCTGGCTCAGGAAGCCAAGAAACTGGATGCCAAG ACGCCCTCCCAGCGGAACAAGTGGCAACAGCAGGAGCTAATTGCAGAGTTGAGGAGGCGCCAGGCCAAAGAGCATCGGCCTGTTTACGAGGGGAAGGACGGTACCATTGAGGACATCATTACAG
- the FMNL3 gene encoding formin-like protein 3 isoform X1, with protein MGNLESAEGGPGEPPSVSLLPPPGKMPMPEPCELEERFALVLSSMNLPPDKARLLRQYDNEKKWDLICDQERFQVKNPPHTYIQKLQSFLDPSVTRKKFRRRVQESTKVLRELEISLRTNHIGWVREFLNDENKGLDVLVDYLSFAQCSVMFDFEGLESGDDGAFDKLRSWSRSIEDLQPPSALSAPFTNSLARSARQSVLRYSTLPGRRALKNSRLVSQKDDVHVCILCLRAIMNYQYGFNLVMSHPHAVNEIALSLNNKNPRTKALVLELLAAVCLVRGGHEIILAAFDNFKEVCKELHRFEKLMEYFRNEDSNIDFMVACMQFINIVVHSVEDMNFRVHLQYEFTKLGLEEFLQKSRHTESEKLQVQIQAYLDNVFDVGGLLEDAETKNVALEKVEELEEHVSHLTEKLLDLENENMMRVAELEKQLLQREKELESIKETYENTSHQVHTLRRLIKEKEEAFQRRCHLEPGARGLESVGSEALARVGPAELSEGMLPSDLDLLAPAPPPEEALPLPPPPAPPLPPPPPPLPDKCPPAPPLPGAAPSVVLTVGLSAIRIKKPIKTKFRLPVFNWTALKPNQISGTVFSELDDEKILEDLDLDKFEELFKTKAQGPALDLICSKNKTAQKAASKVTLLEANRAKNLAITLRKAGRSAEEICRAIHTFDLQTLPVDFVECLMRFLPTEAEVKLLRQYERERQPLEELAAEDRFMLLFSKVERLTQRMAGMAFLGNFQDNLQMLTPQLNAIIAASASVKSSQKLKQMLEIILALGNYMNSSKRGAVYGFKLQSLDLLLDTKSTDRKMTLLHFIALTVKEKYPDLANFWHELHFVEKAAAVSLENVLLDVKELGRGMELIRRECSIHDNSVLRNFLSTNEGKLDKLQRDAKTAEEAYNAVVRYFGESPKTTPPSVFFPVFVRFIRSYKEAEQENEARKKQEEVMREKQLAQEAKKLDAKTPSQRNKWQQQELIAELRRRQAKEHRPVYEGKDGTIEDIITVLKSVPFTARTAKRGSRFFCDAAHHDESNC; from the exons AGCTCCATGAACCTTCCTCCTGACAAGGCCCGGCTCCTGCGGCAGTATGACAATGAGAAGAAGTGGGATCTGATCTGTGACCAG GAACGGTTCCAGGTGAAGAATCCTCCCCACACTTATATCCAGAAACTCCAGAGCTTCTTGGACCCCAGTGTAACTCGGAAG AAGTTCAGGAGGAGAGTGCAGGAGTCAACCAAAGTACTGAGGGAGCTGGAGATCTCACTTCGTACCAACCACATTGG GTGGGTACGGGAGTTTCTGAATGATGAGAACAAAGGCCTGGATGTGCTGGTGGATTACCTGTCCTTTGCCCAATGTTCTGTCAT GTTTGACTTTGAGGGTCTGGAGAGTGGTGATGATGGTGCATTTGACAAGCTCCGATCCTGGAGCAGGTCCATCGAGGACCTGCAGCCACCCAGCGCCCTGTCAGCCCCCTTCACCAACAGCCTCGCTCGCTCTGCGCGCCAGTCTGTGCTCCG GTATAGCACTCTCCCTGGGCGCAGGGCCCTGAAGAACTCCCGCCTGGTAAGCCAGAAGGATGATGTCCACGTCTGTATCCTCTGTCTCAGAGCCATCATGAACTATCAG TACGGATTCAACCTGGTCATGTCCCACCCCCATGCTGTCAATGAGATTGCACTCAgtctcaacaacaaaaatccaag GACCAAGGCCCTTGTCTTGGAGCTCTTGGCAGCTGTGTGTTTGGTGCGGGGAGGTCACGAAATCATTCTTGCTGCCTTTGACAATTTCAAAGAG GTATGCAAGGAGCTGCACCGCTTTGAGAAGCTGATGGAGTATTTCCGGAATGAGGATAGCAACATCGACTTCATG GTGGCCTGCATGCAGTTTATCAACATCGTGGTGCACTCAGTAGAGGATATGAACTTCCGGGTCCACCTGCAGTATGAGTTTACCAAGCTGGGGCTGGAGGAGTTCCTGCAG aaGTCAAGGCACACAGAGAGCGAGAAGCTGCAGGTGCAGATCCAGGCATACCTGGACAATGTGTTTGACGTGGGAGGTTTGTTGGAGGATGCTGAGACCAAGAATGTGGCCCTGGAGAAGGTGGAGGAGCTGGAAGAGCATGTTTCCCAT CTCACGGAAAAGCTTCTGGACCTAGAGAATGAGAACATGATGCGTGTGGCAGAACTAGAGAAGCAGCTGCTGCAGCGGGAAAAGGAACTAGAGAGCATCAAG GAGACTTACGAGAACACAAGCCACCAGGTACACACGCTGCGGCGGCTCAttaaagagaaggaggaggcctTCCAGCGCAGATGCCACTTGGAGCCCGGGGCCCGGGGCCTGGAGTCAGTGGGCAGTGAGGCCCTGGCCCGGGTAGGCCCTGCAGAGCTGAGTGAGGGCATGCTGCCCTCTGACCTGGACCTCCTAGCCCCAGCCCCACCGCCCGAGGaggccctgcctctgcctccaccgcctgctcctcccctgccccctccaccacccccattACCAG ACAAgtgtcccccagccccacctcttcCTGGTGCTGCTCCCTCTGTGGTATTGACAGTAGGCCTGTCAG CCATTCGTATCAAGAAACCTATCAAGACCAAGTTCCGGCTGCCTGTCTTCAACTGGACAGCACTGAAACCCAACCAGATTAGCGGCACTGTCTTCAGTGAACTTGATGATGAGAAGATCTTGGAG GATCTGGACCTGGACAAATTTGAAGAACTGTTCAAGACAAaagcccagggccctgcccttGACCTCATCTGCTCTAAGAACAAGACAGCGCAAAAAGCTGCCAGCAAGGTGACCCTGTTGGAAGCCAATCGTGCCAAGAACCTAGCCATCACCCTACGCAAGGCTGGCCGCTCAGCCGAGGAGATCTGCAGGGCCATCCACAC GTTTGACCTACAGACACTACCAGTGGACTTCGTGGAGTGCCTGATGCGCTTCCTGCCCACAGAGGCTGAGGTGAAGCTGCTGCGGCAATATGAGCGGGAGCGGCAGCCCCTGGAGGAGCTGGCAGCTGAGGACCGTTTCATGCTGCTTTTCAGCAAGGTGGAGCGGCTAACCCAGAGAATGGCCGGCATGGCCTTCCTGGGCAACTTCCAAGACAACCTGCAGATGCTCACACCG CAACTCAATGCCATCATTgcagcctctgcctctgtcaAGTCctcacagaagctgaagcagatGTTGGAG ATCATACTTGCACTGGGGAACTACATGAACAGCAGCAAGCGAGGAGCTGTGTATGGCTTCAAGCTCCAGAGCCTGGATCTG ctGCTGGATACCAAGTCCACTGATAGGAAGATGACACTGCTGCATTTCATCGCACTGACCGTGAAGGAGAAATACCCAGACCTGGCCAACTTCTGGCATGAACTGCACTTTGTGGAGAAGGCTGCAGCAG TGTCGCTGGAGAATGTGCTGCTGGATGTGAAGGAGCTAGGCCGTGGCATGGAGCTGATTCGGCGGGAATGCAGCATACATGACAACAGTGTCCTTCGGAACTTCCTCAGCACCAATGAAGGCAAACTGGACAAGCTCCAGCGGGATGCCAAGACGGCCGAG gagGCCTACAATGCAGTTGTGCGCTACTTCGGTGAGAGCCCCAAGACCACACCCCCTTCTGTATTCTTCCCAGTATTTGTCCGATTCATCCGTTCTTACAAG GAAGCAGAACAAGAGAACGAAGCTAGAAAGAAGCAGGAGGAGGTAATGCGGGAGAAACAGCTGGCTCAGGAAGCCAAGAAACTGGATGCCAAG ACGCCCTCCCAGCGGAACAAGTGGCAACAGCAGGAGCTAATTGCAGAGTTGAGGAGGCGCCAGGCCAAAGAGCATCGGCCTGTTTACGAGGGGAAGGACGGTACCATTGAGGACATCATTACAG TGCTGAAGAGTGTCCCTTTCACGGCCCGTACTGCCAAGCGGGGCTCACGCTTCTTCT
- the FMNL3 gene encoding formin-like protein 3 isoform X6 → MFDFEGLESGDDGAFDKLRSWSRSIEDLQPPSALSAPFTNSLARSARQSVLRYSTLPGRRALKNSRLVSQKDDVHVCILCLRAIMNYQYGFNLVMSHPHAVNEIALSLNNKNPRTKALVLELLAAVCLVRGGHEIILAAFDNFKEVCKELHRFEKLMEYFRNEDSNIDFMVACMQFINIVVHSVEDMNFRVHLQYEFTKLGLEEFLQKSRHTESEKLQVQIQAYLDNVFDVGGLLEDAETKNVALEKVEELEEHVSHLTEKLLDLENENMMRVAELEKQLLQREKELESIKETYENTSHQVHTLRRLIKEKEEAFQRRCHLEPGARGLESVGSEALARVGPAELSEGMLPSDLDLLAPAPPPEEALPLPPPPAPPLPPPPPPLPDKCPPAPPLPGAAPSVVLTVGLSAIRIKKPIKTKFRLPVFNWTALKPNQISGTVFSELDDEKILEDLDLDKFEELFKTKAQGPALDLICSKNKTAQKAASKVTLLEANRAKNLAITLRKAGRSAEEICRAIHTFDLQTLPVDFVECLMRFLPTEAEVKLLRQYERERQPLEELAAEDRFMLLFSKVERLTQRMAGMAFLGNFQDNLQMLTPQLNAIIAASASVKSSQKLKQMLEIILALGNYMNSSKRGAVYGFKLQSLDLLLDTKSTDRKMTLLHFIALTVKEKYPDLANFWHELHFVEKAAAVSLENVLLDVKELGRGMELIRRECSIHDNSVLRNFLSTNEGKLDKLQRDAKTAEEAYNAVVRYFGESPKTTPPSVFFPVFVRFIRSYKEAEQENEARKKQEEVMREKQLAQEAKKLDAKTPSQRNKWQQQELIAELRRRQAKEHRPVYEGKDGTIEDIITVLKSVPFTARTAKRGSRFFCDAAHHDESNC, encoded by the exons AT GTTTGACTTTGAGGGTCTGGAGAGTGGTGATGATGGTGCATTTGACAAGCTCCGATCCTGGAGCAGGTCCATCGAGGACCTGCAGCCACCCAGCGCCCTGTCAGCCCCCTTCACCAACAGCCTCGCTCGCTCTGCGCGCCAGTCTGTGCTCCG GTATAGCACTCTCCCTGGGCGCAGGGCCCTGAAGAACTCCCGCCTGGTAAGCCAGAAGGATGATGTCCACGTCTGTATCCTCTGTCTCAGAGCCATCATGAACTATCAG TACGGATTCAACCTGGTCATGTCCCACCCCCATGCTGTCAATGAGATTGCACTCAgtctcaacaacaaaaatccaag GACCAAGGCCCTTGTCTTGGAGCTCTTGGCAGCTGTGTGTTTGGTGCGGGGAGGTCACGAAATCATTCTTGCTGCCTTTGACAATTTCAAAGAG GTATGCAAGGAGCTGCACCGCTTTGAGAAGCTGATGGAGTATTTCCGGAATGAGGATAGCAACATCGACTTCATG GTGGCCTGCATGCAGTTTATCAACATCGTGGTGCACTCAGTAGAGGATATGAACTTCCGGGTCCACCTGCAGTATGAGTTTACCAAGCTGGGGCTGGAGGAGTTCCTGCAG aaGTCAAGGCACACAGAGAGCGAGAAGCTGCAGGTGCAGATCCAGGCATACCTGGACAATGTGTTTGACGTGGGAGGTTTGTTGGAGGATGCTGAGACCAAGAATGTGGCCCTGGAGAAGGTGGAGGAGCTGGAAGAGCATGTTTCCCAT CTCACGGAAAAGCTTCTGGACCTAGAGAATGAGAACATGATGCGTGTGGCAGAACTAGAGAAGCAGCTGCTGCAGCGGGAAAAGGAACTAGAGAGCATCAAG GAGACTTACGAGAACACAAGCCACCAGGTACACACGCTGCGGCGGCTCAttaaagagaaggaggaggcctTCCAGCGCAGATGCCACTTGGAGCCCGGGGCCCGGGGCCTGGAGTCAGTGGGCAGTGAGGCCCTGGCCCGGGTAGGCCCTGCAGAGCTGAGTGAGGGCATGCTGCCCTCTGACCTGGACCTCCTAGCCCCAGCCCCACCGCCCGAGGaggccctgcctctgcctccaccgcctgctcctcccctgccccctccaccacccccattACCAG ACAAgtgtcccccagccccacctcttcCTGGTGCTGCTCCCTCTGTGGTATTGACAGTAGGCCTGTCAG CCATTCGTATCAAGAAACCTATCAAGACCAAGTTCCGGCTGCCTGTCTTCAACTGGACAGCACTGAAACCCAACCAGATTAGCGGCACTGTCTTCAGTGAACTTGATGATGAGAAGATCTTGGAG GATCTGGACCTGGACAAATTTGAAGAACTGTTCAAGACAAaagcccagggccctgcccttGACCTCATCTGCTCTAAGAACAAGACAGCGCAAAAAGCTGCCAGCAAGGTGACCCTGTTGGAAGCCAATCGTGCCAAGAACCTAGCCATCACCCTACGCAAGGCTGGCCGCTCAGCCGAGGAGATCTGCAGGGCCATCCACAC GTTTGACCTACAGACACTACCAGTGGACTTCGTGGAGTGCCTGATGCGCTTCCTGCCCACAGAGGCTGAGGTGAAGCTGCTGCGGCAATATGAGCGGGAGCGGCAGCCCCTGGAGGAGCTGGCAGCTGAGGACCGTTTCATGCTGCTTTTCAGCAAGGTGGAGCGGCTAACCCAGAGAATGGCCGGCATGGCCTTCCTGGGCAACTTCCAAGACAACCTGCAGATGCTCACACCG CAACTCAATGCCATCATTgcagcctctgcctctgtcaAGTCctcacagaagctgaagcagatGTTGGAG ATCATACTTGCACTGGGGAACTACATGAACAGCAGCAAGCGAGGAGCTGTGTATGGCTTCAAGCTCCAGAGCCTGGATCTG ctGCTGGATACCAAGTCCACTGATAGGAAGATGACACTGCTGCATTTCATCGCACTGACCGTGAAGGAGAAATACCCAGACCTGGCCAACTTCTGGCATGAACTGCACTTTGTGGAGAAGGCTGCAGCAG TGTCGCTGGAGAATGTGCTGCTGGATGTGAAGGAGCTAGGCCGTGGCATGGAGCTGATTCGGCGGGAATGCAGCATACATGACAACAGTGTCCTTCGGAACTTCCTCAGCACCAATGAAGGCAAACTGGACAAGCTCCAGCGGGATGCCAAGACGGCCGAG gagGCCTACAATGCAGTTGTGCGCTACTTCGGTGAGAGCCCCAAGACCACACCCCCTTCTGTATTCTTCCCAGTATTTGTCCGATTCATCCGTTCTTACAAG GAAGCAGAACAAGAGAACGAAGCTAGAAAGAAGCAGGAGGAGGTAATGCGGGAGAAACAGCTGGCTCAGGAAGCCAAGAAACTGGATGCCAAG ACGCCCTCCCAGCGGAACAAGTGGCAACAGCAGGAGCTAATTGCAGAGTTGAGGAGGCGCCAGGCCAAAGAGCATCGGCCTGTTTACGAGGGGAAGGACGGTACCATTGAGGACATCATTACAG TGCTGAAGAGTGTCCCTTTCACGGCCCGTACTGCCAAGCGGGGCTCACGCTTCTTCT